In Mycobacterium sp. JS623, one genomic interval encodes:
- a CDS encoding SDR family oxidoreductase, producing MAEPRSVVITGASRGLGFASACHLYKQGWRVVAAMRSVDAGMERLREATGAPEDDPLLIGVPLDLTDAASVTAAAKSIEEAVGAPYGLVHNAGIAAAGMVEETPLSLWEQMFATNIFGPVAFTKALLPAMRKAGQGRIVLVSSVGGVRGMPATAPYSAVKGALERWGEAMAGEVASFGIGVTVLVTGTYDTDIITDAGTTDSRDFDGPYAPHHSTMDKRGRAMMKLAAKSPEEFAVGLAKALDDKAPFVKRPVGPDARMLLIVNRLLPGAGLHHMTRLMMGIPRYGALRGDGKNA from the coding sequence ATGGCTGAGCCGCGCAGCGTCGTCATCACGGGTGCCTCGCGGGGGCTGGGCTTCGCGTCCGCGTGCCATCTCTATAAGCAGGGCTGGCGCGTGGTGGCCGCGATGCGATCCGTCGATGCAGGCATGGAACGCCTGCGCGAGGCGACCGGAGCCCCGGAGGACGACCCGCTCCTGATCGGTGTGCCGCTCGATTTGACCGACGCCGCGTCGGTCACCGCTGCAGCGAAATCGATTGAGGAAGCTGTCGGCGCACCGTACGGTCTGGTCCACAACGCCGGCATCGCCGCGGCCGGGATGGTCGAGGAAACACCGCTGAGCCTCTGGGAGCAGATGTTCGCGACGAACATCTTCGGCCCCGTCGCATTCACCAAAGCGCTCCTGCCTGCCATGCGGAAGGCGGGACAGGGCCGCATCGTGCTCGTCTCGAGCGTGGGTGGTGTACGTGGAATGCCCGCCACTGCACCCTATTCCGCTGTCAAGGGCGCACTCGAACGCTGGGGCGAGGCGATGGCAGGCGAAGTCGCCTCGTTCGGCATCGGGGTCACCGTGTTGGTCACCGGCACGTATGACACCGACATCATCACCGATGCCGGCACGACGGACTCCCGCGACTTTGACGGGCCCTACGCGCCTCACCACAGCACCATGGACAAGCGTGGTCGGGCGATGATGAAGCTCGCCGCCAAGTCACCGGAGGAGTTCGCCGTTGGGCTCGCGAAGGCGCTCGACGACAAGGCGCCGTTCGTGAAGCGGCCAGTCGGGCCGGACGCGCGAATGCTGTTGATCGTCAACCGATTACTGCCTGGAGCGGGTCTGCACCATATGACCCGACTGATGATGGGAATCCCGCGCTACGGCGCGCTGCGAGGAGATGGGAAGAATGCCTGA
- a CDS encoding pyridoxal phosphate-dependent decarboxylase family protein, whose translation MPDRTGGLRAAAQHAAAFLATLDERPVAARVDAAAVRDVLGGPLPEHGEDPAAVIDALAAGAEPGLVAAPGPRHFGFVIGGALPAALAADWLVSAWDQCAAFHSLSPAAAAIEEIASAWALELLGLPDSASVGFVTGGQGANTTCLAAARHAVFGRAGWNVERDGLIGAPPVRIVCGEQAHATIYTSLRLLGLGEQTAIRVSVDAQGRMDPDALGNTLAANGRPTIVCAQAGNVATGAFDAFGPIADVCARHGAWLHVDGAFGLWAAASPRTRCLTAGLERADSWAVDAHKWLNVPYDSAMAIVADPDAHLAAMRLAGPYLVADPGQRDNTNYVPESSRRARAVPVYAAIRSLGRAGIAEMVDRNCAQARRMAKQLSTIPGAEVLNDVVLNQVLVRLPGGDEANRAAVTAIQRDGTCWLGGTTWNGEYVLRVSFSNWSTTDEDVDRSAAAIASAVAG comes from the coding sequence ATGCCTGACCGCACCGGCGGCCTTCGCGCTGCCGCACAGCACGCTGCGGCTTTTCTCGCGACCCTCGACGAGCGGCCGGTAGCTGCCCGTGTCGACGCAGCAGCCGTCAGAGACGTCCTCGGCGGGCCCTTACCCGAACATGGCGAGGACCCTGCCGCCGTGATCGACGCGCTGGCGGCCGGCGCCGAACCGGGCCTGGTCGCAGCACCGGGACCGCGCCACTTCGGATTTGTTATCGGTGGCGCGCTGCCCGCTGCGCTGGCTGCGGACTGGCTGGTGTCGGCTTGGGACCAGTGCGCAGCCTTCCACTCGCTGTCCCCCGCCGCGGCAGCCATCGAGGAGATCGCCTCGGCGTGGGCGCTCGAGCTTCTCGGCCTACCGGACTCGGCGAGCGTCGGCTTCGTCACCGGCGGCCAGGGCGCCAACACCACCTGCCTTGCCGCGGCGCGGCACGCCGTCTTCGGGCGCGCGGGCTGGAATGTCGAGCGCGACGGACTGATTGGTGCGCCGCCGGTGCGCATCGTGTGCGGCGAGCAGGCCCATGCGACTATCTACACATCGCTACGACTCCTGGGTCTTGGTGAGCAGACCGCCATCCGAGTATCCGTCGACGCACAGGGCCGGATGGATCCCGATGCGCTTGGAAACACGTTGGCAGCCAACGGCAGACCGACGATTGTGTGCGCACAGGCGGGCAACGTGGCCACCGGTGCGTTCGACGCGTTCGGGCCGATTGCCGACGTGTGCGCGCGGCACGGCGCATGGCTGCACGTCGACGGCGCGTTCGGGCTGTGGGCCGCTGCATCTCCACGGACGAGGTGCCTCACCGCGGGCCTCGAGCGGGCAGACTCCTGGGCCGTCGACGCACACAAGTGGCTCAACGTGCCGTACGACAGCGCGATGGCGATCGTCGCCGACCCAGACGCTCACCTCGCCGCGATGCGTTTGGCAGGCCCGTATCTGGTCGCCGATCCCGGCCAGCGCGACAACACCAACTATGTGCCGGAAAGTTCGCGCAGGGCGCGGGCGGTGCCCGTCTACGCCGCGATCCGTTCTCTCGGTCGCGCGGGGATTGCCGAGATGGTTGATCGCAACTGCGCTCAGGCACGCCGAATGGCCAAGCAGCTCAGCACTATTCCCGGCGCTGAAGTGCTCAACGACGTCGTGCTCAACCAAGTGCTGGTCCGCTTGCCCGGCGGCGACGAAGCCAACCGCGCCGCGGTCACCGCAATCCAGCGTGACGGCACGTGCTGGCTCGGAGGGACAACATGGAACGGCGAGTATGTGCTGCGGGTGTCGTTTTCGAACTGGTCGACGACCGACGAGGACGTCGACCGTTCCGCCGCGGCGATCGCCTCAGCGGTTGCAGGCTAG
- a CDS encoding cytochrome P450 gives MSDFETVDFFTDESLVPDPYPYFDHLRSKCPVAQATPFNILAVTGYEEALAVYKDPAFSSCVSVAGPFSGLPFGPDGRDDVTELIEQHRDTVPMAEHITSQDPPLHTRTRSLLNKLITPKRLKENEDFMWRLADQQLDTFIERGQCEFLEDYAKPFSLLVIADLLGVPAEDHEEFRAVFGGELVGQLGDDAPTTHNPLQWLNDKFCSYIEDRRRAPREDVLTGLAQAKHEDGSTPDIEDVMNLSTFLFAAGTETTTKLVSSAVRIIGEQPDFEKALREDRSKIPAFLEETLRMESPVKSHFRMACTTTTIGDVQVPAGTTVMLLPGACNRDGRKFADPNVFNPDRPNVREQIAFIRGAHSCPGAPLARAEGRISLNRILDRMADITISEKHHGPADDRHYAYEPTFIMRGLSELHITFTPVH, from the coding sequence GTGAGCGATTTCGAGACGGTCGATTTCTTCACCGACGAATCGCTGGTGCCCGACCCGTATCCATACTTCGATCACCTCAGATCGAAATGCCCTGTGGCGCAGGCGACTCCGTTCAACATCCTGGCTGTCACCGGCTATGAGGAAGCACTTGCGGTTTATAAAGACCCGGCGTTCTCGTCGTGTGTCTCGGTCGCGGGCCCGTTCTCGGGCCTGCCTTTTGGGCCGGATGGCCGCGACGACGTGACGGAGTTGATCGAGCAGCACCGCGACACGGTCCCGATGGCCGAACACATCACGTCGCAAGACCCCCCGCTGCACACTCGGACCCGCAGTTTGTTGAACAAGCTGATCACGCCGAAGCGCCTCAAAGAGAACGAGGACTTCATGTGGCGGTTGGCCGACCAGCAGCTCGACACATTCATCGAACGCGGGCAGTGCGAATTCCTCGAGGATTACGCGAAGCCGTTCTCACTGCTCGTCATCGCGGACCTCCTCGGGGTGCCGGCGGAAGACCACGAAGAGTTTCGCGCCGTCTTCGGGGGCGAGCTGGTCGGTCAACTCGGCGACGATGCCCCGACGACGCACAACCCGCTGCAGTGGCTCAACGACAAGTTCTGCAGCTACATCGAGGATCGCAGGCGTGCGCCGCGCGAGGACGTGTTGACCGGACTCGCGCAGGCCAAACACGAGGACGGATCGACGCCCGACATCGAGGATGTCATGAATCTGTCGACGTTCCTGTTCGCCGCTGGCACCGAGACGACGACCAAACTCGTCAGCTCGGCGGTCCGGATCATCGGCGAACAACCGGATTTCGAGAAAGCTCTGCGTGAGGACCGCAGCAAGATTCCGGCCTTTCTCGAAGAGACACTGCGGATGGAGAGCCCCGTCAAGTCCCACTTCCGGATGGCGTGTACGACAACCACCATCGGAGATGTACAGGTGCCCGCAGGAACGACCGTCATGCTGTTACCGGGGGCGTGCAATCGTGACGGACGAAAGTTCGCCGACCCCAATGTCTTCAACCCGGACCGACCGAACGTGCGCGAGCAGATCGCGTTCATCCGGGGTGCGCACTCCTGCCCGGGGGCGCCGCTGGCGCGGGCGGAGGGCCGGATCTCTCTGAACAGGATTCTCGACCGGATGGCCGACATCACGATCTCCGAGAAGCATCACGGCCCAGCCGATGACCGCCACTACGCATACGAGCCGACGTTCATCATGCGCGGTCTTTCCGAACTGCACATCACGTTCACACCGGTCCATTAA
- a CDS encoding spirocyclase AveC family protein: protein MNPELTPLLTAANAFGWLSGIAFTAAGIYLSVRRGRLHPLLLLCISAISFSWIEAPYDWAMYAQFPPALPRMPSWWPLNVTWGGLPSSVPLGYIGYFCIPAVVGAALGRRLSARFHWRMPITLLIVGLVVGFCWALLFNGGLGARLGVFYYAYVIPGLGLFEGSLHQYPIYDAIAMGIQMMVFTYLLGRTDSQGRNVIEMWSDRLSKTRLQSAVLSVVAVIVIGNVLYGAVFAPHLVTKQLGYVTSGPDVQLFPGVPNQPR, encoded by the coding sequence GTGAACCCGGAGTTGACCCCACTGTTGACGGCGGCCAACGCCTTTGGCTGGCTCAGCGGCATCGCGTTCACCGCCGCGGGGATCTATCTGAGCGTTCGCCGTGGCCGGTTGCACCCGCTGCTTTTGTTGTGCATCTCGGCGATTTCCTTCTCCTGGATCGAAGCGCCGTACGACTGGGCGATGTATGCGCAGTTTCCACCGGCACTTCCACGGATGCCTTCGTGGTGGCCATTGAACGTGACGTGGGGCGGTTTACCGTCGTCAGTGCCTCTGGGCTATATCGGTTACTTCTGCATACCCGCGGTAGTCGGCGCCGCGCTCGGGCGACGGTTGAGCGCGCGATTCCACTGGCGCATGCCGATCACGCTGTTGATCGTCGGCCTCGTCGTCGGCTTCTGCTGGGCTCTGCTGTTCAACGGGGGTCTTGGCGCCCGGCTCGGAGTCTTCTACTACGCGTATGTGATTCCCGGTCTCGGACTCTTCGAGGGCAGCCTGCACCAGTATCCGATCTACGACGCGATCGCGATGGGCATCCAGATGATGGTCTTCACCTACCTTCTTGGCCGGACGGATTCGCAAGGCCGCAATGTCATCGAGATGTGGTCGGACAGGTTATCGAAGACGCGCCTGCAGTCGGCGGTGCTATCCGTCGTCGCAGTCATCGTCATCGGAAACGTGCTCTACGGCGCGGTTTTCGCGCCACACCTTGTCACGAAGCAGCTGGGCTACGTGACCTCCGGGCCCGATGTGCAGTTATTCCCGGGCGTGCCGAACCAGCCTCGCTAG
- a CDS encoding aldehyde dehydrogenase family protein produces the protein MLIDGKLVDGEVGTFTNVNPASEEVLGEVADASKADMHRAIDAARRAFDETDWSTNHSFRQRCLLQLHEAIEAEKEELREELILEVGCPRAVTFGAQLDAPLEDGLKYPARLIGEYPWETSLGDTVVSLTGANTTRKVWREPAGVVGAIVPWNFPFEVTIQKLGQALGTGNTVVLKPAPNTPYNATRLGRLITENTDIPAGVVNVVTASDHLVGEELTLSPKVDLISFTGSTVVGKRIMEKGAATMKRLFLELGGKSATIVLEDADFALGCMIGIGVCMHAGQGCAMPTRMLLPRSRYDEGVEILKGIYEGIAPGDPQDPAVLCGPVISDRQRSRVRGYIEKGVEEGARLVVGGPEAPDGLNKGYFVKPTLFADVDNSMTIAQEEIFGPVLVVIPYQDEDDAVRIANDSPYGLAGNVMAGTVERALAVAKRLRAGFIGLNGTAGYGADTPFGGYKASGVGRQNGIAGFDQYTEIKSVAYPAG, from the coding sequence ATGTTGATCGACGGCAAGCTCGTCGACGGCGAAGTCGGCACCTTCACCAATGTCAATCCCGCCAGCGAAGAGGTGCTTGGCGAAGTCGCCGACGCGTCGAAAGCCGACATGCACCGCGCCATCGACGCCGCCCGTCGCGCCTTCGACGAAACCGACTGGTCCACCAACCACTCCTTCCGGCAGCGCTGCCTGCTGCAACTGCACGAGGCAATCGAGGCCGAAAAGGAGGAGTTGCGTGAGGAACTCATCCTCGAGGTTGGCTGCCCCCGCGCGGTCACCTTCGGTGCTCAACTGGACGCGCCGCTGGAGGACGGGCTGAAATATCCGGCCCGGCTCATCGGTGAATACCCGTGGGAGACATCGCTGGGCGACACGGTGGTTTCCCTCACCGGGGCGAACACCACCCGCAAGGTATGGCGTGAGCCCGCCGGTGTGGTCGGCGCGATTGTGCCGTGGAACTTTCCTTTCGAAGTGACGATCCAAAAGCTCGGGCAGGCCTTGGGAACGGGTAACACCGTTGTGTTGAAGCCGGCACCCAACACGCCGTACAACGCGACACGGCTGGGCCGGCTGATAACCGAGAACACCGATATTCCGGCCGGTGTGGTGAATGTCGTAACAGCGTCGGATCACCTTGTCGGCGAAGAGCTCACGCTGTCGCCGAAGGTGGACCTGATCTCATTCACCGGTTCGACCGTCGTGGGCAAGCGAATCATGGAAAAAGGCGCGGCGACCATGAAGCGCCTGTTCCTCGAACTCGGCGGCAAGTCGGCCACGATCGTGCTCGAAGACGCCGACTTCGCGCTGGGCTGCATGATCGGCATCGGGGTCTGCATGCACGCCGGCCAGGGGTGCGCGATGCCCACCCGGATGCTGCTGCCGCGCTCACGCTACGACGAGGGCGTCGAAATCCTCAAGGGCATCTACGAAGGCATCGCGCCGGGTGACCCGCAGGACCCCGCAGTGCTCTGCGGCCCAGTCATTTCGGATAGACAGCGCAGCCGCGTTCGCGGCTATATCGAGAAGGGCGTCGAAGAGGGCGCCAGGCTTGTCGTCGGCGGCCCAGAAGCGCCGGACGGATTGAACAAGGGCTACTTCGTCAAGCCGACGTTGTTCGCCGACGTCGACAACTCGATGACCATCGCACAGGAAGAGATCTTCGGACCGGTGCTCGTCGTCATTCCCTATCAGGACGAAGACGACGCGGTCCGGATCGCCAACGACAGCCCCTACGGCCTTGCGGGCAACGTCATGGCCGGCACCGTGGAGCGCGCGCTGGCCGTTGCCAAGCGGTTGCGTGCCGGATTCATCGGCCTCAATGGCACTGCCGGTTACGGCGCCGATACGCCGTTCGGTGGCTATAAGGCCAGCGGCGTCGGCCGCCAGAACGGCATCGCCGGATTCGACCAATACACGGAGATCAAGTCAGTCGCCTATCCGGCTGGGTAA
- a CDS encoding cytochrome P450 produces the protein MQLFDDLEDFGEFDDFVSGDVRDPYTELARLRGEEPVQKIEIPGMPGEEGKPIFMVYRYEEAQQMLRDNETFSSSIIIQAFGDVFGKHVMLGMDEPEHGRHRALVSKAFSQKALARWEDDLVGKVGSALIDRFADRGSADLVKEFNFPYPTLIIAGLLGLPQEDYAQFQKWSISLLSFTVNPERGREASQALAEYFAPILAARREDPRDDLISGLAAAEIEGEKLSDEEIFSFLRLLLPAGVETTYRALGNLLFGLLSDPEQLEAIRADRSLLPQAIEEAVRWEPPLMMITRVASRDTELGGVQIPEGCSVMPVLGAANRQDERYADPNRFDVFRDIKPNIGWGHGVHVCLGMHLARLEMRVAMNLLLDRLPNMRLDPAADDAYIRGQVFRSPTSVPILFDPAEVSA, from the coding sequence GTGCAGCTGTTTGACGACCTCGAGGATTTCGGGGAATTCGACGACTTCGTGTCGGGCGACGTACGGGACCCGTACACCGAGCTCGCCCGACTGCGCGGCGAGGAACCCGTACAGAAGATCGAGATCCCGGGAATGCCGGGTGAAGAGGGTAAGCCCATCTTCATGGTGTACCGCTATGAGGAAGCGCAGCAGATGTTGCGTGACAACGAGACCTTCTCGTCCTCGATCATCATTCAGGCGTTCGGCGATGTCTTCGGCAAGCACGTCATGCTTGGAATGGACGAGCCAGAGCACGGGCGACACCGAGCACTAGTGTCAAAGGCGTTCTCGCAGAAGGCGTTGGCGCGCTGGGAAGACGATCTGGTCGGAAAGGTGGGCAGCGCACTGATCGACCGCTTCGCCGATCGCGGCAGCGCAGATCTGGTGAAGGAGTTCAACTTTCCCTATCCGACGCTGATCATCGCCGGCCTGTTGGGCCTGCCGCAGGAGGACTACGCACAGTTTCAAAAGTGGTCGATCTCCCTGTTGTCGTTCACCGTCAACCCTGAGCGCGGTCGTGAGGCGTCGCAGGCGCTGGCTGAGTATTTCGCACCAATCCTTGCCGCGCGGCGCGAAGACCCGCGCGACGATCTGATCAGCGGACTGGCTGCGGCAGAGATCGAGGGCGAGAAGCTGTCGGACGAGGAGATCTTCTCGTTCTTGCGGCTGCTACTTCCCGCCGGTGTCGAGACCACATACCGGGCGCTCGGCAACCTGCTGTTCGGATTGCTGTCCGATCCCGAACAGCTCGAGGCTATCCGCGCCGACCGATCGTTGCTGCCGCAGGCGATCGAAGAGGCGGTGCGCTGGGAGCCTCCGCTGATGATGATCACGCGCGTGGCGAGCCGTGACACCGAACTCGGCGGAGTCCAGATCCCGGAGGGTTGTTCAGTGATGCCCGTGCTGGGCGCGGCCAACCGGCAAGACGAGCGGTATGCCGATCCGAATCGATTCGACGTCTTCCGCGATATCAAACCGAATATCGGGTGGGGTCATGGCGTTCACGTCTGCCTCGGCATGCATCTCGCACGGTTGGAAATGCGGGTGGCGATGAACCTGCTACTCGACCGCCTGCCGAACATGCGGCTGGATCCCGCGGCCGACGACGCCTATATCCGCGGGCAGGTCTTCCGTTCGCCGACCTCGGTGCCGATCCTCTTCGACCCCGCAGAGGTGTCCGCGTGA